TGTAAAGCACTTCGACCCGGTCTTCGGTTAGGGAACTGATGTAACGGACATCGTGTTGATCGCTGTTAAGAAATCGAACGAAAGGTTGAGGTTCGGTAAATTCTCAGACCTGAGTCTTGTTGATACGTTGCCCGAACTTGCCCCACATGGAATTCAGCATCATCTTGGCCAGGGCACGTAACCCGGGGTTCTTTTTGATTTTGGCGGGATCGAGACGAATCCCTTTCCGGGCTTCGTAGGCATCGACGTGGGCTTGTTTCTGGGCTGGGGTGGTGCATCCTTCGGGCCAACCGCTGGCTTCTTCTTTGATTTGGAGCCACGTGTCCACGTAGGACTTGAAGAGTCCCGTACGTCGGTCGTCGAAATGCCATACTTTGTGAACGTGTTGGATGGTGTACCCTTTCTGTACGGCCACTTCGAGTTCGGGGGTGCACCACGTGCTTACGAGGACACGCTCTTCATCTGTGTGATGACAGGCATGCGTCTTTTCCAAAAGGGGtttggaaatgttctcttcGACACAGGTACGACATAAGGGGAAGGTGATTTTGTCGTGACTACGGTAAGGCAACACGGGATGGTAGAGACGTGGCAGTGGAAGGACGGTACATTTGGCTAACCTGAAGTAAGGTGAGAGAACGGTGGTGTCGGGTTCATACAGGAAGGTGGGATGTCCGACGGGGTAGACGCCGCACTTGTTGACCCAAGGATACAAGGACGTATAGTCGTCGTATCGGATCTCGTCCCTGTCCTCCTCGACTTGAGCGTAGAGACGTATGGCATTGGTTCGACCCCCGTAAAAGGCGTCTCGTGGTTCGAGGGGAGCTTGGAGATTTCGATGGGCTAGAAAGTACATGACATCCTGGTTGGATTCTTTAAGGGTCTTCCAGACACATTCTCACATGTCCACCACTTGATATCCGAGAGTACGCAGGAACGTGCGTTTCTTGTCGACGAGATCACGTACGTCGTCCATGGTCCGATCGATCAGAGTCGCGTGCGCGTCAGTGCGTTGCCGATGACAGGTCCGACATCCGTGCCAGAAGCACCTGTAGAATTTGTAGACGGTCTTGGTATCGGCGTCGTACCCGTCGACCGTGTATTGGGTGCCAGGAATGTGGTACTCGCCCTCGTTTCAGGCATGTTGGATTCTTTGACGGTGTAAGGGATGATGATCCGCGACGGCGTGCCCGTACACACGAGCCATGGCTTCCCGGTGGTCGTGTTCTTCTGGCGAGAGGGCCATCCAGGCTTGACGTCGTAGATTCCGTTCGCACCAAGTCAACCATTCCATGGAGGTCTGGGAATGATTGACGCGACCTCGCCATCCCAAGAGGGGTTCTGAGGCGATGGTCTCTTCTTCCATACAATGCATGCGCAAGTAGCGATTACAGGCCGAGGCCACCGTCATTTGTTCAAAAGGATTGAACTGGGCACGAGCCTGGAAATCCTGCATGAACATGAGGCATCCTTGTTTCAAGAGTCGTACATCGGATTCGCAGTACGTCAGGAGTTCGGCTTGAAAGTCAAACACGACCTCTCGAGCCATTTGATGGGATACAGATTCAAGAAACGACTTCCAGCAAGCTTCTCGGCCTTATCATTAACAACACACTAACATGGAACGATCATGTTGATAGTTTAATTAAGAAGGCAGCTAGGAAAATTTATTTCCTCGTGCAACTTAAACGGGCACGCGTCCCAGTCGAAGATCTTGTCGCTTACTACTGTGCATGTATTAGATCTTCTCTTGACTACGCTTGTCCAGTTTTTCATTATTCTCTACCTCAGGGATTTACAGTCGGAGTTAGAAAGTGTTCAGAAAAGAGCTCTGGCGTGTGTTTTTCCTAGAATGCCGTACAGGGAAGCGTTAGAGCGCGCTTGTTTGACCTCTATCAGGGAACACCACGAAGACATTACAAAGTCTCTATTTAGATCAATCATCTAATCATCTAATTCCAGAAGCCTACAGCCCTCATTATAATCTTAGGCGCCAAAGAACGTATAATGTACCAGCAGCCAAGACAAAGTGTTTCGCTAATTCGTTTTTCGTGAAGTGTGCGGCTGAAACCAACTCAAGTTTGAGATGAGTGAGAatttttaaatagaattttaagccattatatttacatttatatttatatttgtataGTTTGTAGCTTGTAAATAATTACGCAATTCAGTATTTTACTGCGATGTGATTTAATAATAAACCAGTCTCTCCAGTCTCTCTCTCCATTTGGTGAA
Above is a window of Montipora capricornis isolate CH-2021 chromosome 6, ASM3666992v2, whole genome shotgun sequence DNA encoding:
- the LOC138054416 gene encoding uncharacterized protein, giving the protein MYFLAHRNLQAPLEPRDAFYGGRTNAIRLYAQVEEDRDEIRYDDYTSLYPWVNKCGVYPVGHPTFLYEPDTTVLSPYFRLAKCTVLPLPRLYHPVLPYRSHDKITFPLCRTCVEENISKPLLEKTHACHHTDEERVLVSTWCTPELEVAVQKGYTIQHVHKVWHFDDRRTGLFKSYVDTWLQIKEEASGWPEGCTTPAQKQAHVDAYEARKGIRLDPAKIKKNPGLRALAKMMLNSMWGKFGQRINKTQV